The Candidatus Micrarchaeia archaeon DNA window AAAGCAGATATTCAAGGTGTACGCGAAAAAATACCCGTCCGAGGAAATAGACTTCGAGAAGCTCGCGAAGAAGACCGAGCGATTCTCAGGCGCAGACATAAAGAACATCGTGGACGAAGCCGTGAAGATAATCGCGAAGGAGGCGGGAAAGAAGGACATGGTGGTTCCCCTCACTGCCGGAGTGCTGTTGGACGTGGTTGGAAGAACCAAGCCTTCGGTAAGTTTGGCCCACCTTGAGGATTACGAGCGGTTCAGAATGGACTTCGAACGGAGAATGGGCGGGAAAGGCGAAAAAGCCCAGGAGGAGAGCGAGCCAGCCGTAAAGTGGCAGGATGTCGCTGGATTAGAGGACGTGAAAAGAACGCTTTTGGAAACCATACAGATTCCGCTCATGCACGAGGAGCTGATGAAGCAGTATAAAGTAAAGCCCAGCAAGGGAATCCTGCTTTTCGGGCCGCCTGGATGCGGCAAAACGCTCATAGTGCGCGCGGCTTCAGGCGAGCTCAAGGCAGCGTTCATTACAGTGAGCGGCGCGGAACTGGTGAAAAGAGGATTCACGCAGTCAGTTTCAGTTCTGAAGGAGGCGTTCATGCGCGCAAAGGAGAACACCCCAGCAATACTGTTCATAGACGAGATAGAAACGATAGCCCCTTCCCGCGCTCGCGGAGGAGGCGACATAGTGGGCCAGCTGCTCACGGAAATGGACGGGATGAAGGAGCTGAAAGGGGTTGTGGTGATAGGCGCGACGAACAAGCCCGACATCCTTGACCCGGCAATCCTGAGGCCCGGAAGGTTCGACAAGATATTCTACATCCCGCCCCCTGATTTGGAAGGGCGGAAGCAGGTGTTCCAGATAAACCTAGGGGATTTCAGCAAAGGGGTGGATTTGGAGAGGCTTGCGCAGGAAACCGAGGGATTTTCCGGAGCCGACATATCCTCCCTGGTGCAGAGCGCGAAGATGGAAGCGTTGAGGGAAAAGATAAAGGGCGGAGCCCCGAGGATAACCACAGCGCAGCTGCTCAAGATACTGGAGGGGCGCAGGCCTTCGATAACCGATTCGATGCTTGATGAATACCAGAAGTTCGTGAGCGAATACGGGGAAAGGCGCTAACTTTATAAACTGTTCCGGAGATTAAACTAACGTTATTTTCGGCTAATTTTTGCGGTTTTAGAAACTGTAAGCCGAAACGCTATACCAATGAAGACCTATGAAATGAAAATCGAGGTGTAAGAATGGCAGGCTATGTGAAGAATCCGACGCCGGACGAAGTGAAGGGCAAAATCGCCGAAGCTTTGTCCATGGTCAAGGATACCGGAAAAATAAGGAAGGGAGTGAACGAGGTAACCAAGGCGATAGAGAAGAAGACCGCCATGCTCGTTATCGTAGCAGAGGACGTGCAGCCCCCGGAAGTGGTGATGCACATCCCGATTCTCTGCGAGGAGAAAGGCATACCATGCGCTTACGTAAACACCAAGAAGGAATTAGGGACGGCGGCAGGGCTCATAGTTCCCACTTCCTCGGTCGCGATTGAGAACGCGGGCGGAGCCA harbors:
- the rpl7ae gene encoding 50S ribosomal protein L7Ae, with product MAGYVKNPTPDEVKGKIAEALSMVKDTGKIRKGVNEVTKAIEKKTAMLVIVAEDVQPPEVVMHIPILCEEKGIPCAYVNTKKELGTAAGLIVPTSSVAIENAGGAKELVNDIIKRLPKK